Proteins found in one Lutimonas zeaxanthinifaciens genomic segment:
- the thrA gene encoding bifunctional aspartate kinase/homoserine dehydrogenase I, whose translation MIVAKFGGTSVGSAENIKKVIQIVKEKKEQTAIVVSALGGVTNLLIEASDLALKNDLMYEDIVDQIEKRHFEAIENLFPHYNQTNCKAEVAKKLNQLKEILHSISLLSDLSDKTSARIVSLGEIMSSFIIHQAMLQNNVNAALIDSRDVIKTDDQYLNAEVDFELTQKSLKNELSNDSVDVFLFPGFISSNELNETTTLGRGGSDYTAAIIANAADANILEIWTDVSGMYTANPKLVRQAYPIEEISYQEAMELSHFGAKVLYPPTVQPVLDKRIPILIKNTLSAKDKGTLITKKSLVSGSTVKGISHIEDIALLTLEGNGMVGVPGISERLFGALAKNGINVKFITQASSEHSICIAIDRGESILAKKSVDKEFEFEIFQHKVNPLIIETELAIIALVGDHMKSHQGISGRMFSELGANNVNIRAIAQGSTEKNISAVISENDVKKALNTLHAAFFEDQIKQINLFVVGIGNVGGKLLEQIKLQSDYLLEKQHLQLRVVAISNSRKMLFEIEGIDLNNWTDQLDQKGEKADLEEFIGKMKGLNLRNSVFVDNTANDQVPELYASCLSDSIAVVACNKIACSSAFDNYQHLKYLSRKYNAPFLFETNVGAGLPIIDTLNNLIASGDEITEIQAVLSGSLNFVFNHFNAEKSFAEVVDQAGIEGYTEPDPRIDLSGVDVMRKILILMRESGLHSELEDIKNESFLPQASLDAVTVPEFLETLVSESDHFNKLRQAAENENCRLKYVASYKDGKASVGLQHIPKDHPFYNLDGKDNIVLFYTNRYKDQPLIIKGAGAGADVTASGIFGDIIRTGNK comes from the coding sequence ATGATAGTTGCGAAATTCGGTGGAACTTCAGTAGGCTCCGCTGAGAACATAAAAAAAGTAATCCAGATAGTTAAAGAAAAGAAAGAACAAACTGCCATAGTGGTTTCAGCGCTTGGTGGGGTTACCAACCTGCTTATTGAGGCTTCTGACCTTGCCCTTAAGAATGATTTAATGTATGAGGATATCGTGGATCAGATTGAAAAAAGACATTTTGAGGCCATAGAAAACCTTTTCCCACATTACAATCAAACAAATTGCAAAGCTGAAGTTGCCAAAAAGTTAAATCAGCTCAAAGAAATTCTGCATAGTATATCCCTGCTGAGTGATCTTTCGGATAAAACCTCGGCTAGAATTGTGAGTCTGGGAGAAATAATGTCTTCTTTCATTATCCATCAGGCCATGCTTCAGAATAATGTAAACGCCGCTTTAATTGATAGTCGCGACGTTATTAAAACGGATGATCAGTATTTAAATGCTGAAGTGGATTTTGAGCTTACTCAAAAAAGCCTGAAAAATGAATTGAGTAATGATTCAGTAGATGTTTTTTTATTTCCGGGATTTATCTCCTCAAATGAATTAAATGAAACAACAACGCTTGGAAGGGGCGGATCAGATTATACCGCAGCTATCATTGCCAATGCTGCAGACGCGAATATTCTGGAAATTTGGACGGATGTGAGCGGGATGTATACGGCAAATCCAAAATTGGTGAGGCAAGCATATCCTATAGAGGAAATTTCGTATCAGGAAGCCATGGAGCTTTCTCATTTTGGTGCCAAAGTACTCTACCCTCCCACCGTTCAGCCCGTTCTTGATAAAAGAATACCAATTTTGATCAAGAACACACTTTCTGCAAAGGATAAGGGTACTTTGATTACTAAAAAATCCCTGGTATCCGGATCCACCGTAAAAGGAATTAGCCATATTGAAGACATCGCCCTGTTAACCCTTGAAGGAAATGGTATGGTTGGTGTGCCCGGAATTTCAGAGCGTTTATTCGGAGCCCTGGCAAAAAATGGAATCAATGTGAAATTCATTACTCAGGCCTCTAGTGAGCATTCCATTTGTATCGCTATAGACAGAGGTGAAAGCATTCTGGCAAAAAAATCAGTTGATAAAGAATTTGAATTTGAAATATTTCAGCATAAGGTCAACCCGCTGATCATTGAAACCGAACTCGCAATCATTGCCCTTGTGGGAGATCATATGAAATCACATCAGGGAATCAGTGGCAGAATGTTCTCTGAACTGGGAGCTAACAATGTAAATATTCGCGCTATTGCACAAGGGTCTACCGAAAAAAATATTTCGGCTGTGATCAGTGAGAATGATGTTAAAAAAGCATTAAACACTTTGCATGCAGCCTTTTTTGAAGATCAGATCAAACAGATCAATCTATTTGTAGTTGGAATCGGAAATGTAGGCGGCAAGCTCTTAGAGCAAATAAAATTGCAGTCGGACTACCTATTAGAGAAACAGCATTTACAATTACGTGTTGTTGCAATCAGTAATTCGAGAAAAATGCTATTTGAGATTGAAGGTATAGACCTTAATAACTGGACGGATCAATTGGATCAAAAAGGTGAAAAAGCAGATCTTGAAGAATTTATCGGAAAAATGAAAGGCCTGAATTTACGAAACAGTGTCTTTGTTGATAATACGGCAAATGACCAGGTACCCGAATTATACGCAAGCTGTCTTTCCGATAGCATCGCTGTTGTAGCCTGCAACAAAATTGCCTGCTCTTCGGCTTTTGACAATTATCAACACCTGAAATACTTATCGAGAAAATACAATGCCCCTTTCTTGTTCGAAACCAATGTGGGTGCAGGGTTACCGATTATTGACACCCTGAATAACCTGATCGCTTCGGGGGATGAAATCACGGAAATACAGGCAGTCTTGTCAGGAAGTCTGAATTTTGTATTTAATCATTTCAATGCAGAAAAATCTTTTGCGGAAGTTGTGGATCAGGCAGGAATAGAAGGGTATACCGAACCCGATCCAAGAATAGACCTGAGCGGAGTGGATGTGATGAGAAAGATTCTTATTTTAATGAGGGAGAGCGGATTGCACAGTGAATTGGAAGACATCAAGAATGAATCTTTTCTTCCGCAAGCTTCACTAGATGCTGTTACTGTACCTGAATTTCTGGAGACCCTTGTGTCTGAATCGGATCATTTCAATAAGCTAAGGCAAGCTGCTGAAAACGAAAACTGCCGATTAAAGTACGTGGCTAGTTATAAAGATGGAAAAGCCTCTGTTGGGCTTCAGCATATTCCAAAGGACCATCCATTTTACAATTTGGACGGAAAGGATAATATTGTTTTATTCTACACCAATAGATACAAGGATCAACCGCTGATCATTAAAGGAGCCGGAGCAGGTGCAGATGTGACTGCTTCAGGAATTTTTGGTGATATCATCAGAACTGGAAATAAATAA
- a CDS encoding HdeD family acid-resistance protein has product MSNLISKVSGTVKNWWVFLIIGILLILSAYWMFSTPVESFVGLATFFSALIFVSGLFSVFFALTNKDDIDNFGLYLASGILDVIIGFILLKYPGITVVLFSMFIGFWLLFRGFYMISASFKIKKVGVDNWGWVLFFGVLVVIFAMMSIINPLIGAAYLVYTLAFTLVLLGIANIMLSMRLRKVKSGVKDLKEKLQG; this is encoded by the coding sequence ATGTCAAACCTTATCTCGAAAGTATCCGGTACAGTTAAAAACTGGTGGGTCTTTCTCATTATTGGAATTTTATTGATCCTAAGTGCCTACTGGATGTTTTCTACACCTGTTGAGAGTTTTGTTGGACTGGCAACCTTTTTTAGTGCATTAATATTTGTCAGTGGATTGTTCAGTGTCTTTTTTGCACTTACCAACAAAGATGATATCGATAACTTCGGTCTCTATCTGGCCAGTGGTATCCTGGATGTCATTATCGGTTTTATTCTTCTCAAATACCCGGGAATCACAGTAGTGCTCTTTTCTATGTTCATCGGTTTCTGGCTCTTATTTAGAGGATTTTATATGATTTCAGCCTCCTTTAAAATTAAAAAAGTTGGAGTTGACAACTGGGGATGGGTACTTTTCTTTGGTGTTCTAGTCGTGATTTTTGCCATGATGTCGATCATCAACCCTTTGATTGGTGCGGCTTATCTTGTTTATACATTGGCTTTTACCCTGGTTTTACTGGGCATTGCCAATATCATGCTTTCTATGAGGCTCCGTAAAGTGAAATCCGGAGTTAAGGACCTAAAGGAGAAACTGCAGGGTTAG
- a CDS encoding ATP-dependent Clp protease ATP-binding subunit has product MDDNFSPKVKDVIAYSKEEALRLGHDFIGTEHLMLGILRKGKGEAYDILNTFELNFSALRKKIELLHEVGSSSSGVNDKKSLHLTKQAEKALKTTFLEAKLFKSDAISTAHLLLCILRNENDPTTKVLHNFDVFYEDVKEVFQELFAGSKEEDITESPVAETPPEDFNEPKKNPYQGSKSNVAKKSKTPVLDNFGRDLTLLAEAGKLDPVVGRKREIERISQILSRRKKNNPILIGEPGVGKSAIAEGLALRIIQKKVSRILFNKRIVSLDLASLVAGTKYRGQFEERMKALMNELEKNDDIILFIDEIHTIVGAGGATGSLDASNMFKPALARGEIQCIGATTLDEFRQNIEKDGALERRFQKVMVEPTSVEETIQILENIKNKYEDHHNVVFTPEAIKACVTLTNRYMTDRYLPDKAIDALDEAGSRIHITNIVVPKTVLELEKKLEDIREHKNDVVKSQKYEEAAKLRDDEKRTEKELETAQQDWEEQSKLHKETVTEDNVAEVVSMMTGIPVNRIAEAESKRLKDLPELIKGKVIGQDEAVMKVVKAIQRNRVGLKDPNKPIGSFIFLGQTGVGKTQLAKVLATQLFDSPDALVRIDMSEYMEKFAISRLIGAPPGYVGYEEGGQLTEKVRRKPYAVVLLDEIEKAHPDVFNMLLQILDDGYITDSLGRKIDFRHTIIIMTSNIGSRQLKDFGQGVGFGTAAKKEQADANAKSIIQNALKKSFAPEFLNRIDDVIVFNALERKDIHAIIDIELAKLLSRISDLGYKLELSEAAKDFIVDKGFDKQYGARPLKRAIQKYIEDALAEEIVNANLGENDTIFMDLDKKKNELQIKIDKEKESK; this is encoded by the coding sequence ATGGACGATAATTTTTCACCAAAAGTAAAGGATGTGATTGCCTATAGCAAGGAAGAAGCGTTGAGACTGGGACATGATTTTATAGGTACTGAACACTTGATGCTTGGCATTTTACGCAAAGGAAAAGGCGAAGCCTATGACATACTGAACACCTTCGAACTCAATTTTTCAGCGCTGAGAAAAAAAATAGAATTACTTCATGAAGTGGGTTCCTCTTCATCAGGAGTTAACGATAAAAAAAGTCTTCACCTTACAAAACAGGCAGAAAAAGCCTTGAAGACAACTTTTCTTGAAGCAAAACTTTTTAAAAGTGATGCCATCAGCACGGCGCATCTATTGCTGTGTATCTTGCGAAATGAAAATGACCCAACTACAAAAGTCCTGCACAACTTTGATGTGTTTTACGAAGACGTTAAAGAAGTGTTTCAGGAATTGTTTGCAGGAAGTAAAGAAGAGGATATCACAGAAAGCCCGGTGGCAGAAACACCTCCGGAAGATTTTAACGAACCAAAAAAGAATCCCTATCAGGGATCAAAAAGTAACGTGGCCAAAAAATCTAAAACCCCGGTTCTCGATAATTTCGGTAGAGATTTAACGCTGCTGGCTGAAGCCGGCAAACTTGATCCCGTAGTCGGGCGAAAGCGAGAAATAGAACGAATCTCCCAAATTTTAAGTCGAAGAAAGAAAAACAACCCGATTCTGATTGGTGAGCCTGGTGTAGGTAAGTCTGCGATCGCAGAAGGGCTTGCGTTGCGCATCATTCAGAAAAAAGTATCCAGGATCCTCTTTAATAAGCGAATTGTATCGCTGGATCTTGCAAGCTTAGTGGCAGGCACAAAATACCGTGGACAGTTCGAGGAACGAATGAAGGCCCTGATGAATGAGCTTGAGAAGAATGATGATATCATACTTTTTATAGATGAAATTCACACCATCGTTGGTGCTGGTGGAGCAACAGGCTCTCTTGACGCTTCTAACATGTTCAAACCTGCTTTAGCCCGAGGTGAAATTCAATGTATCGGTGCTACAACTCTGGATGAATTCAGACAGAACATCGAAAAGGATGGTGCTCTTGAGCGGAGATTTCAAAAAGTGATGGTGGAGCCGACAAGTGTTGAGGAAACCATTCAGATTCTTGAAAACATAAAAAATAAATATGAAGATCATCATAATGTGGTCTTTACACCGGAAGCCATTAAGGCCTGTGTGACTTTGACCAACCGATACATGACGGACCGATACTTGCCGGATAAGGCTATCGATGCTCTGGATGAGGCGGGGTCGAGGATCCATATCACGAATATTGTGGTTCCCAAAACAGTACTTGAGCTCGAAAAGAAACTTGAGGACATCAGGGAACATAAAAATGACGTGGTAAAGAGTCAAAAGTATGAGGAGGCTGCAAAGCTGCGTGATGATGAAAAAAGAACGGAAAAGGAACTGGAAACTGCTCAGCAGGACTGGGAAGAACAATCCAAACTCCACAAAGAAACGGTGACCGAAGATAATGTTGCCGAAGTTGTCAGTATGATGACTGGTATACCTGTTAACAGAATCGCCGAAGCGGAAAGCAAACGACTGAAAGACCTTCCTGAATTGATAAAAGGTAAGGTTATCGGACAGGACGAGGCTGTGATGAAGGTTGTCAAGGCCATCCAAAGAAACAGAGTGGGCCTTAAAGACCCTAACAAACCCATTGGATCCTTTATTTTCCTCGGTCAGACCGGTGTGGGTAAAACGCAGTTGGCCAAAGTATTGGCTACCCAATTGTTTGATTCACCCGATGCCCTGGTGCGTATTGATATGAGTGAATACATGGAGAAATTTGCCATTTCAAGGCTGATCGGTGCTCCTCCTGGTTATGTTGGTTACGAGGAAGGTGGCCAGCTGACTGAAAAAGTGAGACGTAAGCCTTATGCAGTGGTTTTACTCGATGAAATTGAAAAAGCGCATCCTGATGTGTTTAACATGCTCTTGCAGATTCTTGATGACGGCTATATCACGGACAGCCTTGGTCGCAAAATTGATTTCAGGCACACGATCATCATTATGACTTCCAATATTGGTTCAAGGCAGCTTAAGGACTTCGGGCAAGGTGTTGGGTTTGGTACGGCTGCCAAGAAGGAACAAGCGGATGCCAATGCCAAAAGCATTATCCAAAATGCCTTAAAAAAGAGTTTTGCGCCTGAATTCCTGAACAGAATTGATGACGTGATCGTATTCAATGCCCTTGAAAGGAAAGATATTCATGCCATTATCGATATTGAATTGGCCAAATTGTTGTCAAGAATTTCTGATCTGGGTTATAAACTTGAACTAAGTGAGGCCGCGAAAGATTTCATTGTTGACAAAGGATTTGACAAACAGTACGGAGCAAGGCCTTTGAAAAGAGCGATTCAAAAATACATTGAAGATGCTCTTGCCGAAGAGATTGTTAATGCCAATTTAGGTGAGAACGATACCATTTTCATGGATCTGGACAAAAAGAAAAATGAGCTTCAGATCAAAATTGACAAGGAAAAGGAATCGAAGTAA
- the gyrA gene encoding DNA gyrase subunit A, with protein sequence MAEQDKIIPINIEEEMKSAYIDYSMSVIVSRALPDVRDGLKPVHRRVLFGMHELGIKATGAHKKSARVVGEVLGKYHPHGDTSVYDAMVRMAQDWSMRYELVDGQGNFGSPDGDSPAAMRYTEVRMRKISEEMLADIEKDTVDHRLNFDDTLQEPTVLPTRIPSLLVNGASGIAVGMATNMAPHNLSEVVDGTVAYIDNRDIEVEELIQYIKAPDFPTGGTIYGYEGVKQAFLTGRGRVVMRAKANFEEVNGRECIIVTELPYQVNGSELLKKTVDLINDHKIDGIASIRDETSRKGRRLVYVLKRDAIPNIVLNKLYKYTALQTSFSVNNIALVNGKPEVLNLKDLIVHFVDHRHEVVVRRTKFELEKAEARAHILEGLIIASDNIDEVIKLIRASGNADEAREKLMERFELTEIQAKAIVEMRLRQLTGLEQDKLRAEYEDIMKLIEDLKDILDSEPRRMEIIKNELLEIKEKYGDERRSVIEYAGGELNIEDMIPNSQVVVTISHAGYIKRTDLSEYKTQNRGGRGQKGVATRNEDFLEHLFVATNHQYMLFFTQKGKVFWMRVYEIPEGNKTSKGRAIQNLINIENDDKVKAFVVTQDLKDEEYVNNNYVVMVTKKGQTKKTSLEQYSRPRTNGINAITIKEGDELLEAKLTNGASQIMIAAKSGKSIRFEESKTRPMGRNASGVRGITLRDEKDEVVGMVSIQDDASDILVVSEKGFGKRSKLDDYRITNRGGKGVKTINITDKTGELVAIKNVVDDDDLMIINKSGITIRLSVADLRVMGRATQGVKLINIKDNDSIAAVAKVKREESDVDEMEEGEIKTDENHNNNEQND encoded by the coding sequence ATGGCGGAACAAGATAAAATTATTCCAATTAATATTGAGGAGGAAATGAAATCAGCCTACATCGATTATTCGATGTCTGTAATTGTTTCAAGAGCCCTTCCTGATGTGAGAGATGGTTTAAAACCAGTGCACAGAAGGGTTTTATTCGGGATGCATGAATTGGGTATCAAAGCCACAGGAGCACACAAGAAATCGGCAAGGGTAGTCGGGGAGGTTTTAGGTAAGTATCACCCCCATGGCGATACTTCAGTTTACGATGCCATGGTGAGAATGGCACAGGACTGGAGCATGCGTTATGAGTTGGTTGATGGCCAGGGTAACTTTGGTTCACCTGATGGAGACAGCCCTGCGGCAATGCGTTATACTGAGGTAAGAATGAGAAAGATTTCAGAAGAGATGCTTGCCGATATAGAAAAAGATACGGTTGACCATCGCCTGAACTTTGATGATACCTTGCAGGAACCAACGGTACTGCCAACCAGGATTCCGAGTTTGCTTGTCAATGGTGCATCGGGGATCGCAGTGGGTATGGCCACAAACATGGCCCCTCACAACCTGAGTGAAGTTGTGGATGGTACAGTTGCCTATATCGATAATCGTGACATAGAAGTAGAAGAACTTATTCAATATATAAAAGCACCTGATTTTCCGACAGGAGGAACCATTTACGGCTATGAAGGTGTAAAGCAGGCGTTTCTTACCGGTCGTGGAAGAGTTGTTATGCGTGCAAAGGCAAATTTTGAAGAAGTTAACGGAAGAGAGTGCATTATCGTAACCGAATTGCCTTATCAGGTGAATGGTTCTGAGCTTTTAAAGAAAACGGTCGATTTGATCAATGATCACAAAATTGACGGAATTGCATCCATAAGAGATGAGACCAGCAGAAAGGGAAGAAGGCTGGTTTATGTTTTAAAAAGAGATGCCATCCCTAACATTGTTCTCAATAAACTTTATAAATATACTGCACTTCAAACTTCCTTCAGTGTAAATAACATTGCACTGGTTAATGGAAAACCTGAGGTTCTGAATTTAAAGGATCTTATCGTTCACTTTGTCGATCACAGGCATGAAGTGGTTGTACGAAGAACCAAGTTTGAACTGGAAAAGGCAGAAGCCAGGGCTCATATTCTAGAAGGACTTATTATCGCTAGTGATAATATCGATGAGGTGATCAAATTGATCAGGGCTTCGGGGAATGCGGATGAAGCGAGAGAAAAATTGATGGAGCGTTTTGAACTGACTGAGATTCAGGCAAAGGCTATCGTAGAGATGAGGCTAAGACAGTTAACGGGTCTGGAGCAGGATAAGTTAAGAGCTGAATACGAAGATATCATGAAATTGATTGAAGATCTTAAAGACATCCTGGATAGTGAGCCAAGAAGAATGGAGATCATCAAGAATGAATTGCTCGAGATTAAGGAAAAGTATGGTGATGAAAGAAGATCTGTAATTGAATATGCAGGAGGGGAACTCAATATTGAGGATATGATCCCGAATTCACAGGTTGTCGTTACCATTTCTCATGCCGGATATATAAAACGTACAGATCTTTCTGAATATAAAACGCAGAATAGAGGAGGTAGAGGACAAAAAGGTGTTGCGACAAGAAATGAAGATTTCCTTGAGCATCTTTTCGTGGCCACTAACCATCAGTACATGCTGTTCTTTACTCAAAAAGGAAAAGTCTTCTGGATGCGGGTTTACGAAATCCCGGAAGGCAATAAAACCTCGAAAGGAAGAGCGATTCAAAACCTTATCAATATTGAAAATGACGATAAGGTGAAGGCATTTGTAGTTACTCAGGATCTGAAGGACGAAGAATACGTCAATAATAATTATGTGGTTATGGTGACCAAGAAAGGTCAAACCAAAAAGACTTCACTTGAGCAGTATTCAAGGCCTAGGACAAATGGTATCAACGCGATCACGATCAAAGAGGGTGATGAACTTCTTGAAGCGAAGCTGACCAATGGTGCCAGTCAAATCATGATTGCTGCCAAATCGGGTAAATCAATACGATTTGAGGAAAGTAAGACGAGGCCGATGGGTAGAAATGCTTCAGGAGTAAGGGGAATTACCTTGAGAGATGAAAAGGATGAGGTAGTAGGAATGGTATCCATTCAGGACGACGCGAGCGATATTCTGGTGGTTTCGGAAAAAGGATTTGGTAAACGTTCAAAACTCGATGACTACAGAATTACAAATCGTGGTGGTAAAGGTGTTAAAACCATTAATATCACGGACAAGACCGGGGAACTGGTCGCGATAAAAAATGTAGTAGACGACGATGATCTGATGATCATCAATAAATCCGGTATTACAATTCGATTGAGCGTAGCGGACCTAAGAGTTATGGGACGAGCCACTCAAGGAGTAAAACTCATCAATATTAAGGACAATGATTCAATTGCTGCCGTCGCAAAAGTGAAGCGGGAAGAGTCAGATGTTGATGAAATGGAGGAAGGAGAAATAAAAACTGATGAAAATCATAATAATAACGAGCAAAATGATTAA
- a CDS encoding tetratricopeptide repeat protein: MKNQLLLLVALFMCTVTFAQKDEIKAAEKAIKKDDYATAKAQVQSAESLIANADDKTKAKFYYLKGETYAGLAKTDPSAENYDQAASAFNALFDVEENLGSNKYTTLAEPTLNTMISEVSAKGIKSYQDKNYEAAKTELHQVYSLSPRDTVYLEYAANAAYMAKDFDLALEYFTSLKDLGYTGIATEYTAVNVETGERENMGTKAQMDLMVKAGSYSDPKEETSESKQPTIIKNIAFVHVEKGDTEKAIAAVKDAREVAPEDVALILTEANLQIKLGNKDEFANLMSQAIELDPTNPTLYFNLGVIAGEQGESEKSKEYYNKAIELDPEYVDAYINLGSAMLEDDKVLVEEMNKSLNDFDKYDEIKAKQVALYKEVIPVYEKAYSLRPNDLDTIRTLMSLYENTEMDDKFQTMKEKYDSMK; the protein is encoded by the coding sequence ATGAAAAATCAACTCTTGTTACTGGTGGCTCTTTTTATGTGTACGGTAACATTCGCTCAAAAGGATGAAATTAAGGCTGCTGAAAAAGCCATCAAAAAAGATGATTATGCCACAGCAAAAGCACAGGTTCAAAGTGCTGAGTCTTTGATTGCAAACGCTGATGACAAAACAAAAGCTAAGTTTTACTACCTTAAAGGAGAAACCTACGCAGGTTTGGCAAAAACTGACCCTTCTGCAGAGAACTATGATCAGGCGGCATCTGCTTTTAATGCCTTGTTTGATGTAGAGGAGAATTTAGGCTCAAATAAGTACACAACCCTGGCAGAACCTACATTGAATACAATGATCTCTGAGGTTTCGGCAAAAGGAATCAAGTCTTACCAGGATAAAAACTACGAAGCTGCTAAAACTGAATTGCACCAGGTTTACAGCTTAAGCCCAAGGGATACGGTTTATTTGGAATACGCTGCGAATGCAGCATATATGGCAAAAGACTTTGATCTTGCATTGGAATACTTTACCAGTTTGAAAGATTTGGGATATACCGGAATTGCCACAGAATATACGGCTGTAAATGTGGAAACAGGTGAAAGAGAAAATATGGGTACCAAAGCTCAAATGGATCTTATGGTTAAAGCGGGTTCTTACTCGGATCCAAAAGAGGAAACATCAGAATCCAAGCAACCAACGATCATCAAGAACATTGCTTTTGTTCATGTTGAAAAAGGTGATACAGAAAAAGCAATTGCTGCGGTAAAAGACGCCAGAGAAGTTGCACCGGAAGATGTTGCTCTTATTCTAACAGAGGCAAACCTTCAGATCAAACTGGGTAACAAAGATGAGTTTGCAAACCTTATGAGCCAGGCCATTGAATTGGATCCTACGAACCCAACTTTGTACTTCAACCTTGGTGTTATCGCCGGAGAGCAGGGAGAGAGTGAAAAATCGAAAGAGTACTACAATAAGGCCATTGAATTGGATCCTGAATATGTTGATGCTTACATTAACCTTGGTTCTGCAATGTTAGAGGATGACAAGGTGTTGGTTGAAGAAATGAATAAAAGCCTGAATGATTTTGACAAATATGATGAGATCAAGGCAAAACAGGTGGCATTGTATAAAGAAGTTATTCCTGTTTATGAGAAAGCATACAGCTTAAGGCCAAACGATTTGGATACGATCAGAACTTTGATGAGCTTGTATGAAAATACAGAAATGGACGATAAGTTCCAGACTATGAAAGAGAAATATGATTCAATGAAATAA
- a CDS encoding C40 family peptidase, with protein sequence MEFGICHLNCIAIRKEPSHQSEMVSQMLFGEVFQVIIEDSDWVKIHMDYDFYEGWVPKDQVSSLEHDRFKNISESKKYFSNEMVTYFNDHKNQLQILTLGAVLPQYDSGQFIMNEEKLEFDGEVIHGSKSKSNLVHTAYKFLNSPYLWGGRTPFGLDCSGFTQMVYRINGYQLFRDAHQQASQGEVLSFIEECEPGDLAFFDNEEGEIIHCGILLANNHIIHCHGKVRIDRIDSSGIYNVDTNRHTHKLRVMKQLF encoded by the coding sequence ATGGAATTCGGAATTTGTCATCTCAATTGTATAGCGATCAGAAAGGAACCTTCACATCAAAGTGAAATGGTTTCACAGATGTTATTCGGTGAAGTTTTTCAGGTCATTATTGAGGATTCGGATTGGGTGAAAATACATATGGATTACGATTTTTATGAGGGCTGGGTGCCAAAAGATCAGGTTAGCTCGCTTGAACACGATCGGTTCAAAAATATCTCTGAAAGCAAAAAATATTTTTCAAATGAAATGGTCACTTATTTTAATGATCATAAAAACCAGCTTCAGATTCTAACCCTTGGTGCGGTACTTCCGCAATATGATTCGGGACAGTTTATCATGAACGAGGAAAAACTGGAGTTTGATGGTGAAGTAATTCATGGAAGTAAATCAAAATCAAATTTGGTTCACACGGCGTACAAATTTCTTAATTCACCCTATTTATGGGGTGGAAGAACTCCTTTTGGTTTAGATTGTTCCGGGTTTACACAAATGGTTTATAGAATTAACGGATACCAGCTTTTTAGGGATGCACATCAACAGGCAAGCCAGGGAGAAGTTCTTAGTTTTATTGAAGAATGCGAACCTGGAGACCTTGCATTTTTTGACAATGAAGAAGGTGAGATCATACATTGTGGAATTCTGCTGGCCAATAATCACATCATCCATTGCCATGGTAAAGTGAGAATCGACAGAATCGATTCCAGTGGTATATATAACGTCGATACAAACAGGCATACCCATAAACTTAGGGTAATGAAACAACTTTTTTGA